The window GCGGCCGGCGAGCGCTTCCTGCAACGCCAGCTTCTGGGTCGCGCTCATGCGCCGGCGCCGCGCAGGCTTTTCCGCTTCCGCCAACATGAGCTCGATACCCAACGATTTCCGTGGCGCGGCCTTCATTGTCAGCTCACACTCCGGCCGACTGGCGCGACCTTCCGCGAGGCGCGGCGCCCGGCCGGCATCGCCATGGACGCCGGCATGTGGCACATCATGGCTTGCGCTGTTGCTCATTCGTACGACAGAACCGCATTTCGAGCGGCGGCGGCATCTGACGAAAGTCAGGATCAGTTATGACGAAAGTCATATTCGTTTGCGGCCGCTGCCGGCTTACGGCAGAGTGGGCTGCTCGCTGAGTTGATGGGCAACGCATGATCGATTTGAGCGCGGATTTGCTTGCGGCGGCAGGAGCCGACGTCATCGGTCTCGCCGTCATCGGTGCCGACCGAAGCATGCAGCGGAAGATCGGGCGGCTGGTCGAATGGCTTCCCGCGATCGGCGTCGATTGTTGCGCATGCATGCTGCTGGTCGGCATGGAGGCCGAGCTGGCGGCGCTTGCCGCAGGCCAGCGGGACATGATCGCACTGGCCGGTGTCCGCGGTGCCTCGCCGGACATCGCGCAGCCGATGACGGCGGTCGTGCTGTGGAACGGCGCGCAGTCGCATTACTTCGTCATCGCCATGCCGGACTTCGCGGGACGTCAGGTCGAAACGCTGCTCGGCAGCGAGCGCAGGGCCCGCCGCCTGATGGAGCAGCAGCTCGAGGCGGCGAGCGCGGAAGTGCGTTTTGCCTCGCTGGCGCGGACGCGGCTGCGGCTGGCGCGCGACCTGCACGATACGCTGGTGCATTCGATCGTGGCGCTGCTGACCCAGATCCGGCTGATCAGGCATTATCTTTCGGCCGACCCGGCGCGCGTGGCGGACAGCCTTGCAACCGCAGAAGACGCAGCAGCGAGCGGACTCTCGCGTGCCCGCGAGGCCATCGATCGCCTGCGCACGCCCGACGATTTGAAGCTTGATCCCGACGTCGAGGGACTGCTCAGCGACTTCGCGGCGCGCAGCGGCGTCAGGGTGTCGATCCAGATCGACGAAGAGGCGCGTCCGGGCTTGCGCGATTGCGGCTTGACGGTTCAACGCATCCTCAGCGAGGCATTGCGCAATGTTCAGGCACATGCGCAGGCACACCGTGTCTCGTTTCACGCCTTCGAGGCGCCGGCCGCGGTCGGTCGCAAGCTCGTTGTCGAGATCCGCGACGACGGCCGCGGCTTCGATCTCGCGGTGCCCACTCCCGGACATTTCGGATTGATCGGGATGGCCGAATTTGCTGAACTCGTCGGCGGAAGCTGCGCGGTGGAGAGCGCGCCCGGACAGGGAACGCTGGTCCGGATATCGCTCCCCGTGGCGGTGCCGCCGGCAGCGTCTGCCGGCCTGCTGGCCGATTGATGTCGTTGCCGCGCATTCGGAGCGTTTTCGAGCGAAGTGGCTACCGGTTCGCGTCAAGAAAACGCGACCAGCAAGACAACTGGACCTTCGAGAGGATGACTGAAGCCCGTGAGCATAATTGAGAAGGTGCGGGTGCTGATCGCCGAGGATCAGACCCTGATCAGGGAAGGTATCGCCACACTGCTTGCCCAGCAGAACGACGATTTCGAGATCCTTCCCGGTGCGTCCGACGGCGAGCAGGCCATCGAATTCGCGCGGCGCTATCGGCCGGACGTCATCCTGATGGACCTGCAGATGCCGCGTGTCGACGGCATCGCGGCGACCCAGCGGATTCTGCGCGAGTTGCCGCAGACCCATATCGTCGTGCTGACGACATTCGAGACCAACGATCTGATCTTCGAGGCGGTCAGCGCGGGCGCCAAGGCGTATCTCCTGAAGGACGCCAGGATGGAGGAGATCGCATCGACCATCCGCGCGGTGATCAACGGCCAGTCCGGGCTGTCGCCCAGCGTCGCCGCGCGCATCCTCGACGAGTTCAAGCGGCTGCGCGGCCCGCGCGTCTCGGCGAAGCTGCCGGTTCGCGACGGGCTGACGGCGCGGGAGAATGAAATTCTCACGCTGATCGTCGAGGGCAAGAGCAATACCGAGATCGGTGAACGGCTGCATTTGGCCGAGGGCACGGTGAAGAACTATGTCAGCACCATTTTGGAAAAATGCCAGGTCAAGAACCGTACGGAACTGGCAATAAAGGCAATAACTTACTAAAAACAATTGCCTCCAATCGCACACCACGCGGTTGATCCGGCTGAGATTGCTCGCGTTTCTCTGGGCCGCGCCGACAAAATTGGCTATAGGGTTGTTTCGGATTTGCTTTTTGACACGGCAGGTCCGGATTGCGCGGCTTTGACTAAACAGGGAATGACCATGAAGGGTATCGAGCGCCAGACCAAGGATACCGATGGACTGGCAAACGCGGCGGCTGGCAACGGCGCGGACGCCGCGGCGCATGGCATGGCGGCAATCGATCAGGTCCGCGATCTCCTGTTCGGCGGCGCGCAACGCTCGATTGAGACCAACCTCTCGGGTCTGCGCGAGGAGATGCAGGCCTCGCTGAAGCAGATGCAGGCGGACTTCACCAACGAGCTCACCGCGCTGCAGGCGCGGCTCTCCGACCTCGAACGCGATACCGAGCAGAAGCGCCTCGACTCGCTGAAGGATGTCGGTGCGGCCATCACCCAGCTCGGCGCTGCGATCAGCGGATTGGGATCCGGCCGCACGGGCAAATAGCATGGCAGCCGCTGCCGGCCAGAATCGCGAGATCGAGCAGCTCAGGACATTGCTGTTTCAGCCCGAGGCGACGCGTCTGACGTCGCTGGAGGCCGACCTCGACTCGCTGCAGCGCTATGTCGGCAACGCCGATCGCCTGGAGACGGCAACTGCCGGCATTCTGGTGGAGGCGCTGGAGCGCGCCGAGGTCAACCGGCCGCGCGAGCTCGCCACCGCGATTGCGCCGGTCGTGGTCTCCGCGATCCGCAGCGAGATCAAGAATTCGCGCGAGCAGATGATCGAGGCGCTCTATCCGATCGTCGGCCGGCTGGTCAGCGCCGCGGTCGCTAATGCTTTCAGGGAACTGGTTGCCTCGCTCGAGCAGCGCATCAATGCGCTGACCTCGGCGCAATTGTGGGTCGGGCGGGTGAAGTCGCTGGTGACGGGACGTCCGATCAGCGAGTTCGTGCTCGCCGATGGTCCGCCGCAGATCAACCGGCTCCTGATCATCGAACGCGGCAATGGCCGCCTGGTCGCCGACTGGAAGCGCGAGGCGACCGTCGACGAGCGCGCCGACCTGCTCAGCGCCATGGTTGCGGCAATCCTCGAATTCTCCGTGCAGGCGCTGGCCGGCGAAGGCAATCTGCAGACGCTCGATTTCGGCGGTCGGCAGCTCGCGCTGCGCGCCTCGCCCCGCTTCATCCTGGCGGCGGAGTGCCTGGGGCCGCTGCGTCCCGCCGACAACGCCAGGATCAACTCGCTGTTCTTCGATGCGATCGAGCGCATCGACCGCGGCGCGGATTGCGACGGGCCGATGCTCGCCTCGCTCGCAACCGCGATCGAGACCGACGATACGCCGCGGCGGATCGCGAGCCGGCGCGGCAAGGTGATCCTGTTCGCCGTGCTCGCCGCTGTCGCCGCGCTGTTGCTTTATTTTGCCGTGACCTCGGTGACGCGCGCGCTGCTGGAGCGGCGGACCCATGCCGCGCTGGAGCAGCTCGCCGCGAAGCAGCCCCTGCTGGCCACGTTCCCGCTGCGGCTCGAGTTCGATCACGGCAACGCAAGCGTGGCCGTGTCGGGCCTCGAGCCCAGTCAGTTTGAGACAGCGCCACTGATCGACACGCTCGCTGCGGCCGCGGCGCCGTACAAGGTCATCGACCGCATCGGACTGGTGTCCACGCCGGACCAGGCGGCGGCATCGCAGGCCGGCATTGCAGGCCTGCAGCAGAGCCTGACGCGCCTGCAGGCGAGCCTCGACCAGATGCGCGAAGCGACGGGCGCGCAGGCGAAGTCGGGCGACCAGAAATATGCCGCTCTCGCCGCGCAGTATGACAAGCTCGGCGAGCAGTACGCGAAGTTGAGCGAGCAGGCTGCGAAGCTGCAATCCGTCGCCGACGGTCCGGCGGCGCGGCTCGACCGCTTCATCGCCTCGACCGCGGTCTTCTTCGTCAACAATTCAGACGAATTCCTCGACAACGACCAGGCCGAGCAGCAGCTGCGCGAGCTCGCCGGGCTGCTGACGAACAATGATCTCAGGCTGCGGATCGTCGGCTACGCCGATCAGAGCGGCACCGAAGGCACTAACAAGACGCTCGGGCGCAAGCGGGCGGAGCAGGTGCAGCGCAGGTTGACCGCGCTCGGCGTCGACCCGTCGCGGCTGATTTTGGTGTCGCGCGCTGCGACGATGCCGATCACCGACCGGCTCGACGCCACCGCCGGCGGCAACCGCCGCGTGGCGTTCGAGACGGTCTATCGAGGCGAAATGGCCCGCTGATGCTCACCGCAAAAGTCATGCTGCTCGGCGATATGGGGGTCGGCAAGACGTCGATCCTCTATCGGCTGATCTACAACCGGTTCGAGGGCCAGTACAAATCGACGCTGGGCGTCGAGATCCTGAGCCATGATGTGGCGCCGGCGGATGGCAGCGATCCGATGCGCCTCGTGCTGTGGGACACCGACGGCGATTTCGGCACGCAGATCTTCGACACCGTCTATGTCACCGGTGCATCCGCCGCCATCATCGTGTCCGATGTCACGCGGCCGCAGACCGTGACCCGCATGGTCGAGCTGGTCCGCGGTTTCGAGGAGCGATTCCCGGGCCGGCCCTACCGGGCGCTGCTCAACAAGATCGACCTGCCGGAAGCCGCCGGCAGCGCCGGCGCGATTGCCGAACTCGCCAAGTCGAGCGTCAAGCCGGTCAGCGCCAAGACCGGCGTCGGCATTGCCGAATGCTTTGTCGAGCTCGCCCAGACCATTCGCCGCCGTCAGCTCTAGAGCATTTTCGGTTCTGATTGAATCAGAACCGAAAATGCTCTAGATTCTTGTTTTGACGCGTTTTCTTCACGCGAACCGGTGTCCACTTCGCTCGAAAACGCTCTGGTTCACATAACTCCGCACAGGTTTGTGTCAGCCGTCCCGACTTCTCGGGGCTGGCGAATCGGGCCGGGACGGCTGACTTCATCGCACGTGGGGCGTACGATGAAACGCGCGCGACATGCGGTGCATGACCGCACGAATCTCTCCCCGAATGCACCACGCCGTCCCACACTCCGATAGTGACGATGGTCATCTTCCGCTCGGCCAATGGCCTGCCTATCGTCCACGCGTCACTGGAACCAGTCACGGGACCAACGGTGTCCCGGGCGTACGGAGTGAGAGGACATGAGCATTTTTGGAAGCATCATGGGTGCAATCTTCGGCCACGGTGCCCAGGCTAAAACCGCTGAGACCACAGCGACGGCAGCACCCGGCACCTCGCCGGCATCGACGTCAACGTCTGCATCTGCATCGCCGGCATCCGGCACATCCGCGGCGCAGACGGTCGACGTCGCGGCGATCGTCGACAAGGCGGCGGCTGCCACCGGCGAGAAGCTCGACTGGCGCACCTCGATCGTCGACCTGTTGAAGGCGCTTGGCCTCGACAGCAGCCTTGCTGCGCGCAAGGAGCTCGCCAAGGAGCTGCACTACACCGGCGATACCAACAACACCGCCACCATGAATGTCTGGCTGCATCAGCAGGTGATGGCCAAGCTCGCCGCCAATGGCGGCAAGCTGCCGGCCGACATCAAGACCTGATCACCGCCTTGAGCCGTGCGCGGCGCTAAGCATGATGCGGAAAAGTGCGAAGCGGTTTTCCCTCGCGACAAACGCGTAGCGTTTGCGCGGAGATCGTGCTCAAGCAAAAGGCTAAAGCGCGACATCGCGCTTTAGCGTCGCGCACGGCTCCGAACCATGTGTATTGCGTGAGGAGCAGTTGCGATGACCTCATCTCATCTTGCCATCCTGAAGAGGCTGCGGACCGGCGTCGTTGCTGCCTCGATTGGCGCGGGACTCGGCCTCGCGGTATTGGCGCTGGGCATCTCCATCGCCGTCGCGCGCGCCGATAACGCCGGCGACGAGCCGCAGCCGGCGCATGTGAATGCCGGTGTACAGCGTGCCGCACAGACCCTGCCGCCGGCGCGGGTCATCCTGCCGGCACCGTGGGAGCAGGCGGCGCCTGCGCAGCCGGTCGCAACATCAGCGAAGCCGTCAGATCACAAATAATCTTCGCGCCTCCGTCGCGGCCGGCGATCCACGCATCGCGTCACGGTCGCTGCGAATGGCCCGCACGCCACCCAGCTCTGGAGCCTCATCATGCCAGAACAGGTCAAGCTGCCCCGGAAATTGTCGCAAGAGCCCGGCGGTCCGCCGTCGCTGCGGCCGAGCCACCGGCGGGTCATCGAGGACCTCGACCGCTGGGCCAACAGCCCCGGCCTGCAGCCGCCGAGTGACGGAGACAAGGACGACGACAAGCACTAGCGTGCTCCAATCCGCAATTGATCTGCGGCGATTGCTACGCGTGGCGCTGGCGCCGCCGCGCCGTCGCGATCAGTGCGGTCGAGGGAATCGCGAAGGTGTCTCCGATCCGGCCTCGCTCGATCTCGCTCCGGAAGGCGCGTGCAACGGCGGCGCTCTGCTCTGCATCGAGCCCGCTCCAATGCGGCATGAACTCGAACAATTTGTCGACGTCGGCAGGATTGGCGACATGGAGCTTGAAGTCGTGGGTGATCTCGGCGACGACAGGATCGGAGAAGCCGGCCGCGACGACCGCCGCACTGAGGCGGCCGGGATCGGCGAGTTCGGCGAGGCCCGTGCACGGCATCGGCGTGACGTTGTCGGGATAGAGCCGCCGGATGATCTGCGAGAGCCGCAGATGCACGGCGGCACCGTCGGCGCTTTTCCAGACCGCAATCGCCGCCGATCCGCCTGATCGTGTCACCCGCGCCATCTCGCGCAGTCCGGCGCGCCAATCCGGAAACAGCATCACGCCGAACACCGACACCGCCGCGTCGAAGGCCGCATCCGGCAGATCGAGCGCCTGGCCGTCCATCTGCCGCGCCGCGATATTCGCCACATCATGCGCGCGGACCCGTGCCACCATGCCGGCCGAGAAGTCGATCGCGGTGACGTCGGCGCCCCTGCGCGCGGCCGCAAGCGCCGCGGCCCCCGTACCGGTGGCGACGTCGAGCACCTTCGATGACGGGCCGATCGGGAGCATCGCGACGGCGGCCTCGGCGAAGTGTGTCGTGAACGGCTGCGACTGCGCCTCGTAGGTCGCGACCATCTTGTCCCAGTGCGCGGGATCGTTGAACGGAAGCGGTTTCGCCTGTTCACTTTGCTGCATGAATCTGGTCCTCGAGACTTTGTTTGTGTTTGGCGAGCCGGCGCTTGAAATCCTTCGCGAGCGCGTCGAGCGTCACCGCGCCGAGCCGCTTCAGGAAGATCGCCTCGACCTCGCGAAACGTATCTGACAGCGCATCGTTGACGGCCTGTTCGACCAGGCAGCCGGGATTTTCCGAGCGATGGCCCATCGCGACGATCGTGGGCGCGCCGACCGCGCGATAGATGTCGGCCAGCGTGATGTCGGCGGGATCGCGCGCCAGCGTCCAGCCGCCGCCATGGCCCTTCTCGGAGCGTACCAGGCCTTGCTCGCGCAGGCCCGCCATCACGCGGCGGACGACCACCGGGTTGGTGGCCATCGCCTGGGCAAGTTGCTCCGATGTGACCGGCTCGCCCGCTCCGATCATGTGGAGCAGGCCATGCAGGACACCAGATAGACGGCTATCGCGTATCATGTAACTTTACATGTTACATGATGAGCCAGACGTCAAGAGGGGCGATGGCGGGCGTCAGCTCCCCTCGAAAAGGGGAGGTCGCGTTGCTCGGCAGAGCAACGCGGGTGGGGATCGACTCTCTCCGCGAGCAGCAGTGCGTGTGGCTGACCCCCATCCCGACCTTCCTCGTTTCAGGGGGAAGGAGAGGAGATCAGGGCTTGCACCCGGGTCATGATTCTTCAATGGGGATTCGCGTGCCGGATTTGGCGGCGCCGCCCGTTTAATCCCCATCGGGGTCTTGAGAGGCGGGGGCGGTATCGTGGGCAGTGTGGCTGTTGATCGGATGTTGCTGGATGCGGTGGCGCATTATGGTGCGGGCCGCGCGACGGAGGCCGGCACGTTGTGCGGCGACATCCTCACATCAGATCCCGACCATATTCCGGCGCTGCATCTGTCCGCCGTCATCGCCTTCGTGACCGATCGCGCTGCGGAGGGCGCGGTGCTGCTGAACCGGGTGTTCAGCCTCGATCCGCATCACGGACCGGCGTTCGCCACGCTCGGCGATGCGCTCGCCGTGAAGGGCGAGCACGAGGGCGCGGTGGCGGCGTTCCAGCGCGGCGTCACATTGCGGCCGAAGGATGCCGGCCTGCACATCAAGCTCGGCGTTGCGCTGTGCGAGTTGTCACGCTTCGACGAGGCCGAGGCGGCGTTTCGCCGCGCGATCGCACTCGATGGCGGCCTGACGCGGGCGCGGTTCAACCTCGCTGTTGCGCTGGCCGGGCAGCAGCGGCCGGTCGAGGCGGAGCAGGCCTATCGCGAGGTGATCGCGCGCGATCCGGCCTATCGCGGCGTCTGGCTCAACCTTGGCAATGCGACCGATCAGAAGAAGCACGACGCCGCCGCCACCGCTTATCGCCGCGGGCTCGGCGCGGATCCCGATCATCCCGGGCTGCATAGTGGCCTCGGTGCGGCCCTCTACCGCCTGGGTCGGCTGGAGGACGCGGTCCTGCACTATCGCCGCGCGATCGCGGTCGAGCCCGACAATTTCGCGCCGCGACGCCTGCTGGCCATGGTGCTGCACGAACTGGGCGAGCGCGAGGAGGCGGTCCGCATCTATCGGCAGGTCTCGGCCCGCGATCCGTCCGATCACGTCATCCTCAACAATCTCGGCGCCTGCCTGTTCGAGCTCGGACAGGTCGACGACGCCATCGCCTGCGCCGAACTGGCGCTGGCGCTCAAGCCGGACTATGCCGCCGCGCACACCAATCTTGGAATCATCTTCGAGGCGCAGAATCTGGTCGAGGCGGCGGTCGCGGCGCATCGGCGCGCCATCGACCTCGAACCCAATTACGCCAAGGGCCATGCCAATCTTGCGGTCGCGCTGCGCAATGCCGGCGAGATCGATGCGGCGCTGGTGGCCTCGCGCCGCGCCATCGCGCTCGATCCCGAGCAGCCGCTGGCGCATTACAACCACGCGCATTTCCTCCTGATGAACGGCGAGTTCGAGGAGGGTTTTGAGGAGTATCAGTGGCGCCGCAAGACCAGGATGCTCAGCGAAGGCGATCCGGTGTTCGACGAGCCGGAATGGCAGGGTGAGCCGCTGGCGGGACGCACGCTGCTGCTGTTTGCCGAATACGGGCTCGGCGACGCCATCAATTTCGTCCGCTATGTGCCGATGCTGGCGGGCAGAGGCGGCCGGATCATTCTGCAGGTACAGCCGGCGCTGGTCTCGCTGCTGCGGCCGATGCTGCCCGATGTCGCGGTGTTCGCGCGCGGCGAGCCATTGCCGCCGTTCGACCTGCAACTGCCGCTGCTGAGCCTGCCGCGGATCTTCCGCACCACCGTCGAGACCATTCCATCGGCGGTCTCCTACCTGCAGGCGGACGCCCTCAAGCTCGCGCGCTGGCGCGTGGCGCTCGCCGGCGTGTCCGCGCTGAAGGTCGGCGTGGTCTGGGCCGGCAATGCCAGGCACAAGGGCGACCGCCAGCGCTCGCTGCCGGCCGATGCCGTACTGCCGCGGCTGGTCACACCAGGCGTGCAGCTCTACAGCCTGCAGAAGGAGCCGCGGCCGGAGGATGCCCCGGTTCTGCGCCGTCTTGGTGCTGATGTTGTCGACCTCGCACCGACGCTCGGTGATTTCGCCGACACCGCCGCGGCCGTCTGCGCGCTCGATCTCGTCATCGCCGTCGACACCTCCGTGGCGCATCTCGCCGGCGCGCTGGGCCGTCCGGTCTGGATGCTGTGTCCCTATGCGCTCGACTGGCGCTGGCTGCGCGATCGCGCCGACACGCCGTGGTATCCGACCATGCGGCTGTTCCGCCAGGACAGACCGCAGGCCTGGGAGGGCGTGCTGACGCGGATGTCCGACGAGCTTGCACGCGTCGCGCGGGGGGAGCGGGACCTGCTGCTGCCGGCAGCGGCGAAGTGATCGGCTAGCCGTGCTGTCTGCCGCCTTGGCAGAGCGTTACGCTGCCAAGAGCCGGATCTGGAACTTGCTGCCGGTTGCCTTGGCAAATCGCAACAACGTCTTGGTACTTGGAAGCGTCTGGCCGCTTTCGAGCCGGGCGATGGTTGATTGGCTAGTGCCCATCTTGGCTGCTAGCTCGGACTGCGACAGTCCCGCACGCTGACGCGCCTTGAGCAACTCGGCAGCGATTTCGAACTCAGGCGCGAGCGCATCGTATTCCGCCCGGACCCTCGGATTGGCCAACAGGCGCGCCTTGAGCTTTTCGAACGGTATCGTCATGTGACTTCCTTTGCCCGCCGCAGCGCCAACTCAACCTCACCCGGTGGCGTCTTCTGGGACTTCTTCACGAACGCGCGGACGACCACAACGCGCCGACCAAATGCTTCACATGCGGTTCACCCAGACTTTCCAGCCCAGCGGCAGCAATGCGCTCTGAAAGGCGGATGAAACGCGCCTGCATGTCGGCTGGTAGCGCCGCGATATCTTCCACGACGACCTCGTTGAGGATTTCGACGCTCCAGGACATCGCGGAGGATATCTCATTTTTGAGATAGGGGAAAGCGGCAATCCGCCTTGGATGCGCTGTGCCTTCGTCACCCCGCACTCATTCCCTGCGCGCCGCCGAGCAGCTTGGCGTTGAGCCGGCCGCCGTCGAACAGCATTTCACTGACCGCGCCGTCGAGGTCGGAGGCGGTGACGTGCCCGCCGCCATTGCCAGCGATGCTGGCCTGGGCGAGACGGCGCATCAGCTCCTTGATGAAGGCGGCGCTGACGCCTTCGGTGCGTCGTACGGCCTCGTCGATGACGGGCTGTTCGAGCGGCAGGCCCTTGCCATAGAGTCGGATCAGCTTGCCGCGCCCGGTCTCGTCGGGCAGCGGCACCTCGATCGCCTGGTCGATGCGGCCGGGCCGGCCGGCCAGCGCACTCTCGAGCTCTTCGGGGCGGTTGGTGGTCAGCAGGAACAGGATGTCGCAATCCTCCTTCAGGCCGTCCATCTCGTTGAGCAGCTTGTTGAGCAGGGATTCCTCGCACGGCCCGCCCATGTCCTCGCGGTCGCGTGCGATCAGGTCGACATCCTCGATCACGACCATGGTCGGCTGCAGCAGGCGGGCCAGGTTCATATAAGCGCCGAGCAGGCCGACCTGCTCGGCGGTGATGATCAGCGTGGTGTGATCAGGCAGGTTGGTGGCGAGATAACGAATGGTGTGGGTCTTGCCGGTGCCGGGCGGGCCGTAGAGCAGGATGCCCTTGCGGGTCGACTGCCCGAGCTTGCGCAGCAGATCGCGGCTTTCGACAAAGCCGAGCACGTTGCGGTCGAGCAGCCGCAGTGTCCGCTCCGGCAGGATCACGTCATCGCGTGCAACTGTCGGCAGGCGATGCACGGTCACGCCGCGCGAACGGCCGCGATAGTCCGAACCACCCTCCAGCGAGAGTATCTTGCCGCGGTAGGATCGCGCGGCGTGGACAGCGGCTTCCAGCGCGGCAAAGGTCGGCTGTACGAAGGCATCGCCGGCCGTGCCCGCCGGCAAAGCGATCTCGATCCGAACGGCGGGTTCGCGGTCATATTCCCGATGATAGGTCAGCAGCACGGCGTAGCGTAGCGTGCCGGACCGGCACAGCCACAAACCGTTGACGAGACATTTCACCGGCTCGGGCTCGCCGATATCGACGTCCTGGTACTGAGGAGGTGCGATCGCCGGCGCATTGCGGCTGTCCTTCATCAAGGACGCAAATCCAATCGTCTCGTAGCGGTATTCCTCATGGATCCCGAAGAAGTGGATCGGGTCGGTGAGCAGTCTGTCGATCGCGACCTGAACGTCGGCACGCATGTGGCCTGGAAACTGGCGTGCCCGCGTCACGATCAGGTTGCGCGACACGCCGGCGAAATGCCAGTCGAGCGCAACAAAGGCGTATCGAAACTCGTGGCTCGGCAATTCTTCCGAGCTGCGACGCGCGGCGAGCAGGCAGTCCGTACATAGCGAGGCCGTCGTGCCGGAGAGAATAATCTCCGTCACGGCCTTCGGGGCTTCGCACAGATCGCAGGGGCGGCTGGCATCGGCGGACTCGCTCGTGATCATCAACGGGTGGCCGTTGGAGCGGATCAGCCACTTGGCGCTGTTGAACATTGCTCGAGCGACGGCGCCCGGATAGGGGCCGCACGGAACAGCGCCCCTGGCCTCGATCAGTGCAGCGGTAGCGATGGCTTCCTGCTGGGATTTCCCGAATACCGTGCGCAGCAGGTCCTGCACGAACTCCAGCGGCGTCTCGCCGTCGTCGTGAATGAAGAGCTGGACCGGACCGTCATCGGCAAAGACGTCGTGCATGAGGCCTCCGAAACGCAACTGAAACCATAAGAACAAAATAAGAACATCATGGCGGCGGCTGTGCGTCAAGCGAAAGATTATCCCGCCTCAGCCCTGGCGTGTGGCGCGCCGATCGGCCGGCTCGGCCCCGAACGCCCGCATGCGTAAACGCCGCTCAACACCTGTGACGATTGTGTTGCGGCAAATGCCAAGAGATGGTCGTCGCAGCAGCAAACTTCCGACACATCATCAAGGCGAAAAGGGGCGATCCGACATGGCGCGAGCGCGAGAGCAGAGTCCCCCCGGGGATCTGCGGTCGCGCAATTATTTTAATAAGAGGCCCTCGTGTCGCACAAACTTCGCTTTGCGCTTCTCCTCATCCTCACCCTGTTCGTCTCGCCCGCGCTTGCGCAGCCGGCTGCCAAGCCGGCGCCGCCGCAACCGAGTACCAGCGACGCACTGACGCCGGAGCAGGCGAAGCGTGCGCTCGAGACGCTGCAGGACGACAAGAAGCGCGGCGAGATCATCAACACGCTGCGCGCCATCGCCAATGCCTCGCCGCAGGCGGCCGCGCAGCCGGCGTCCGAGCAGCATTCGCCGATCCCGCTCAGCGCGGACAGCCTCGGCGCGCAGCTTCTGCTGATGGTCTCGGAGCAGGTCGGCGAGATGTCGCGCGAGGTCGCCGACGTGGCGCGCACGCTGACGCATTTCCCGGCGTTCTATTACTGGTTCCTGCGCACCGCCAACGATCCGGCCGCCTATGGCCTCATGATCGACATCGCCTGGAAGCTGGCGCTGGTGCTCGGTTGCGCGCTGGCAGCCGAATGGGTGGTGTTCCGCCTGATCAAGCGGCCGGTCGCGTTCCTTGAAGCGCGGCTGCCGCAGACCGCGCGCGTGCCGGTGCAGGCGCTCGCCAGCGCCGATCCGCCGTCGTCGGTTGCCGACGTCACGCCGGAGGGCGATCTGCATCGCCGCCGGCTCAGCCTGGCGCGG of the Bradyrhizobium quebecense genome contains:
- a CDS encoding tetratricopeptide repeat protein, with translation MLLDAVAHYGAGRATEAGTLCGDILTSDPDHIPALHLSAVIAFVTDRAAEGAVLLNRVFSLDPHHGPAFATLGDALAVKGEHEGAVAAFQRGVTLRPKDAGLHIKLGVALCELSRFDEAEAAFRRAIALDGGLTRARFNLAVALAGQQRPVEAEQAYREVIARDPAYRGVWLNLGNATDQKKHDAAATAYRRGLGADPDHPGLHSGLGAALYRLGRLEDAVLHYRRAIAVEPDNFAPRRLLAMVLHELGEREEAVRIYRQVSARDPSDHVILNNLGACLFELGQVDDAIACAELALALKPDYAAAHTNLGIIFEAQNLVEAAVAAHRRAIDLEPNYAKGHANLAVALRNAGEIDAALVASRRAIALDPEQPLAHYNHAHFLLMNGEFEEGFEEYQWRRKTRMLSEGDPVFDEPEWQGEPLAGRTLLLFAEYGLGDAINFVRYVPMLAGRGGRIILQVQPALVSLLRPMLPDVAVFARGEPLPPFDLQLPLLSLPRIFRTTVETIPSAVSYLQADALKLARWRVALAGVSALKVGVVWAGNARHKGDRQRSLPADAVLPRLVTPGVQLYSLQKEPRPEDAPVLRRLGADVVDLAPTLGDFADTAAAVCALDLVIAVDTSVAHLAGALGRPVWMLCPYALDWRWLRDRADTPWYPTMRLFRQDRPQAWEGVLTRMSDELARVARGERDLLLPAAAK
- a CDS encoding helix-turn-helix domain-containing protein is translated as MTIPFEKLKARLLANPRVRAEYDALAPEFEIAAELLKARQRAGLSQSELAAKMGTSQSTIARLESGQTLPSTKTLLRFAKATGSKFQIRLLAA
- a CDS encoding type II toxin-antitoxin system RelE/ParE family toxin, whose product is MVVRAFVKKSQKTPPGEVELALRRAKEVT
- a CDS encoding type II toxin-antitoxin system RelE/ParE family toxin, with the protein product MSWSVEILNEVVVEDIAALPADMQARFIRLSERIAAAGLESLGEPHVKHLVGALWSSARS
- a CDS encoding ATP-dependent Clp protease adaptor ClpS, with translation MHDVFADDGPVQLFIHDDGETPLEFVQDLLRTVFGKSQQEAIATAALIEARGAVPCGPYPGAVARAMFNSAKWLIRSNGHPLMITSESADASRPCDLCEAPKAVTEIILSGTTASLCTDCLLAARRSSEELPSHEFRYAFVALDWHFAGVSRNLIVTRARQFPGHMRADVQVAIDRLLTDPIHFFGIHEEYRYETIGFASLMKDSRNAPAIAPPQYQDVDIGEPEPVKCLVNGLWLCRSGTLRYAVLLTYHREYDREPAVRIEIALPAGTAGDAFVQPTFAALEAAVHAARSYRGKILSLEGGSDYRGRSRGVTVHRLPTVARDDVILPERTLRLLDRNVLGFVESRDLLRKLGQSTRKGILLYGPPGTGKTHTIRYLATNLPDHTTLIITAEQVGLLGAYMNLARLLQPTMVVIEDVDLIARDREDMGGPCEESLLNKLLNEMDGLKEDCDILFLLTTNRPEELESALAGRPGRIDQAIEVPLPDETGRGKLIRLYGKGLPLEQPVIDEAVRRTEGVSAAFIKELMRRLAQASIAGNGGGHVTASDLDGAVSEMLFDGGRLNAKLLGGAQGMSAG